GTTTATTTAACAAAGAGACCGACAAAAGAAATTTTGGGACTAGCCGACGATGGGGAGATCCCTTCGAATGTAATTTATGAATTGAAAGATAATGTGAATCGAACGAATAAAATCCTTCCGCCTTTAACGATGGGCAAAGTTTCCTCAAGTTTGCAATCAGATGGAAGCTTTGCCATTCAGGCCGTTGATATTAGAAGAGGGAAATTAATTTTGGAGGGTGCAGGGGTAATCAACAATTCAAAGTTGGTCGGGGTCATGGATGATGAAGATATAGCTGCTTTAAATTGGTTGAACGGAAACGTGAAGGGCGGAATAATCGAAGCGGTCCAACACGGTAAGCCTATAAGTGTTGAAGTGATCAAAAGGACAAGGAGGAAAGTCACGACGGAATTGAACGGGGATCATTTGAAGATCAATGTTAAGGGCGCTTACACAGGAAGACTTTCGGAAGATTGGTATGGTAAGGAAAATTCATTTGAAGAAGCCTATCTAAAAGAGATTGAGCGTATTGCCGAGGATGAAGTGAAGAAGGACGTCAAGAAAATCGTATACAAATTACAGCATGATTATAAAACAGGGGTAGCAGGATTTTATCGTTATGTAGAAAATCAGCATCCAAAGTTTTGGGAGAAAAATAAGCAGAAATGGGACGAAGTTTTCAGTAAAGCCGATATTAATTATGAAGTGGACATAAGGATCATAGACTTCGGTTCAAAAGGAGGGGTAAAGTGAATGGACATACGAATAAAGACCTTCCAAATGCGAAGATTTTTATTCGTATGTCCTCTTTAGTCGATTGATTACTTAATGCCAAAGAAAATGTCCATTCAAGGCTCACTGGATGTTTTAGGCAGATTCGTCACTTCATGTGCAACCCTGATGCCGGATTGAATGGCTCCTTCAATCCATGCTGGTACGGTTGATGTATGCTCACCAGCAAAGTGGACCCTTCCTTCAGGAGTTGGGATGTATGGAAACAAGTCCGTTTCCTGACCAGGTTTAAACATG
The DNA window shown above is from Peribacillus sp. FSL P2-0133 and carries:
- a CDS encoding Ger(x)C family spore germination protein; the encoded protein is MKRLWFILLIPLLTGCWDSQNIEELSLVVGMGIDNSKKKDEIMLTQQILVPPGSSVQENQAQLKYKNVTVSAKTLHEAIRDSLLITNTVLTNHQRIMLINEDVLKKIPMEAIINQAIRDNNTRRSCLVYLTKRPTKEILGLADDGEIPSNVIYELKDNVNRTNKILPPLTMGKVSSSLQSDGSFAIQAVDIRRGKLILEGAGVINNSKLVGVMDDEDIAALNWLNGNVKGGIIEAVQHGKPISVEVIKRTRRKVTTELNGDHLKINVKGAYTGRLSEDWYGKENSFEEAYLKEIERIAEDEVKKDVKKIVYKLQHDYKTGVAGFYRYVENQHPKFWEKNKQKWDEVFSKADINYEVDIRIIDFGSKGGVK